The following proteins are co-located in the Onychomys torridus chromosome 6, mOncTor1.1, whole genome shotgun sequence genome:
- the Eif4e gene encoding eukaryotic translation initiation factor 4E has protein sequence MATVEPETTPTTNPPPVEEEKTESNQEVANPEHYIKHPLQNRWALWFFKNDKSKTWQANLRLISKFDTVEDFWALYNHIQLSSNLMPGCDYSLFKDGIEPMWEDEKNKRGGRWLITLNKQQRRSDLDRFWLETLLCLIGESFDDYSDDVCGAVVNVRAKGDKIAIWTTECENRDAVTHIGRVYKERLGLPPKIVIGYQSHADTATKSGSTTKNRFVV, from the exons GAAACCACCCCTACTACTAATCCCCCAcctgtggaagaggagaaaacagaatcTAATCAGGAGGTTGCCAACCCAGAGCACTATATTAAACACCCTCTACAAAACAG gtgGGCACtctggttttttaaaaatgataaaagcaaAACTTGGCAAGCAAACCTTCGATTGATCTCTAAGTTTGATACTGTTGAAGACTTTTGGGc TCTATACAACCATATCCAGTTGTCTAGTAATTTAATGCCTGGCTGTGACTACTCACTTTTTAAG GATGGTATTGAGCCGATGTGGGAAGATGAGAAAAACAAGCGGGGAGGAAGATGGCTAATTACATTGAACAAACAGCAGAGACGAAGTGACCTCGATCGCTTTTGGCTAGAGACA ctgCTGTGCCTTATTGGAGAATCTTTTGATGACTACAGCGATGATGTATGTGGAGCTGTTGTTAATGTTAGAGCTAAAGGTGATAAGATAGCAATATGGACTACTGAATGTGAAAACAGAGACGCAGTCACACACATAGG GAGGGTATACAAGGAAAGGTTAGGACTTCCTCCAAAGATAGTGATTGGTTATCAGTCCCACGCAGACACAGCTACGAAGAGCGGCTCCACCACTAAAAATAGGTTTGTTGTTTAA